GGGCCATGGACACCATGGTGTGGGGGGCGGGCTGCACGAGCTGGTACAAGAACGCGGCGGGCCGGGTGACCAACAACTGGCCGTCTCCGACGCCGGTCTACCGTAGGCTCACCCGGGCGCCCCGGCCCTCGGCGTTCCGTTTCGCGCGCGGACCCGTCCGGACAGCGGGGGCGGACTGTCGATAACGTCTGAGGCGACGAGAGACACCCGCGAAGAAGGGCCTGCCCGTGTCCGCTGACCTCCACCGTGACGCCGTGGTCGCCGATACCCACAACGACCTGCTGATGGCCGTCACGGCACGGCCTCCGCGACAGTGGGCGTCGTTCTTCCGCGAGCGCTGGCTGCCCCAGCTCCACGAGGGCGGGGTGAACCTGCAGGTGCTGCCGGTCTTCGTCGACGACGCCTACCGGCCGGAGGGGGCGCTCAGGCAGACCCTGCGCATGATCGAGTGCGCGCACACGCTGGCCGAGGGCAACGCCGACGCCGTACGGCTCTGCGTGGACGGCGCGCAGATCGACGAGGCGCTCGGCGAGGGCAGGATCGCCCTGGTGCTGGCGCTGGAGAGCGCCCCGGGCCTGGACGCCAGCGTGGAGCTGCTGCCCACCCTGCACCGGCTGGGCGTGCGGGTCGCCTCGGTCGCGCACTGGGGCCGTACGGCTCTGGCGGACGGCAGCGGCGAGGACGCCACCGGCAGCAGGCTCACCGCGGCGGGGGTGGAGGCGGTCCGGGAGATGGAACGCCTCGGCATGATCTTCGACGTCTCGCATCTGGGAGCCTCCGGGGTGGGACACGTGCTGGAGCTGGCGACCCGGCCGGTGATGGCGACCCACTCCTCGGCCCGCGCCCTGCGCGAGCACCACCGCAACCTGACCGACGACCAGATCCGCGCCATCGCCGCGACCGGCGGCGTGGTCTGCGTCAACTTCCTGGCGGCCTTCCTGTCGGAGGACCCGGCCGAATACACCGTGGACCGGCTGGTGGACCACATCGAGCACGTCGTGAGCGTCGGCGGGATCGACCATGTCGGACTCGGCCCCGACTTCATCCGCGAGGTCATGCACGACGTCACCCCGCCGTGCTGCGAGGGGTTCAGCTACAGCGGCGTCGACGCCATGGCCGCCATCCCCGGGCTGGCGGGCCCCGGCGGGCTGCCGCTGGTCACCGACGCCCTGCTCAAGCACGGCTTCGCCGACGAGGAGATCGTCAAGATCCTCGGCGGCAACGTCCTCCGGCTGTTCCGCGCCGAGCTGGGGGTGCCCGCGTGAACCTCGACCTGATGCTCGCGGACCTGGAGGAGCTCGTCGCCTGCGAGTCGTTCTCCGCCGACCACGGGGCGGTGGCGCGCAGCGCCCGGGTGGTCGCCGACCTGGGGGTGCGGAGGCTCGGCGCGCGGCCCGAGACGATCGTGATCGACGGGGTCACCCATCTGCGATGGACCTTCGGCGCGCCCCGGGTGCTGGTGGTCGGCCACCACGACACGGTCTGGCCGGTCGGGACGCTGGCCGAGCGCCCCTGGTCTCTCGTGGACGGCATCGCCCGGGGGCCGGGCGTGTTCGACATGAAGGCCGGGCTGGTCCAGGCGTTCCACGCGCTGGCCTCGCTGTCGTCGCCGGACGGGGTGTGCCTGCTGGTCACCGGGGACGAGGAGGTCGGTTCGCGGTCCTCGCGCGCGCTGATCGAGGAGTCGGCGCGGGGCTGCGCGGCCGCGTTCGTGCTGGAGGCGAGCGGCGACGGCGGTGCGCTGAAGACCGCGCGCAAGGGCACCTCCAACTACGGGGTCACCGTGCACGGCAGGGCCGCGCACGCGGGGCTGGAACCGGACAAGGGGGCCAACGCCGCCGTCGAGCTGGCCCACCAGATCCTCGCGCTCAACGTGATCGCCTCGTCGGTGGACGGCGGGACGGCACCGGACGACCTGGGGCCGACCACGGTGACGCCGACCGTGCTGTCGGGGGGCACCACCGTCAACACCGTGCCCGCGCTCGCCAGCGTCGAGGTCGACGTGCGGGTGCCCACCGTCGCGGCGCAGAACCGGGTGGACGAGCTGGTGCGGGCGCTCGTCCCCCGGGTCGCCGGGACCCGGCTGGAGGTGAGCGGGGGGCCGAACCGGCCGCCGCTGGAGGAGTCCTCCTCGGCGCGCCTGTTCGAGCTGGCCTGCCGGATCGCGAAGGATCTGGGTATGGAACCGCTGCGGGGGGCGTCCGTGGGAGGCGCGTCCGACGGGAACTTCACCGCGGGAGTCGGCTGTCCGACACTCGACGGGCTCGGCGCGGTGGGCGGTGGCGCGCACGCCCCGCACGAGCACGTGGTCGTCGCCGAGATGCCGGACCGGACGAGGCTGCTGGCCGGGCTGATCACCGCGGTGCTCTCGGGGGAGGACGGCGGGTGAGGGGCGCTGTCCGCGACGACCCGGATGCCGGGGCCGCGGCCCGGGCGGCGGGGGTGCGTGTCGCCGAGCTGTCCGAGCTGGCCGGCTTCGAAGAGGTCTACCGGCTGTTCGACGACATCTGGCAGCCCGATCCCGGCAACCCGCCGATCACCGTCGAGCTGATGCGGGCGCTGTCGCACGCGGGCAACTACGTGGCCGGCGCCTATCGGGGCGATCGGATGGTCGGAGCCTCGGTGGCGTTCCTCGGCGCGCCGGCGGGACAGGTGCTGCACTCCCACGTCACCGGCGCCGTGGCCGGGAGGGGGGTCGGGTTCGCGCTCAAGCTGCACCAGCGCGCCTGGGCCCTTGACCGGGGTCTGGAGCGGATCACCTGGACCTACGACCCGCTGGTGCGGCGCAACGCCCACTTCAACCTGGTCAAGCTCGGCGCCCTGCCGGAGGAGTACCTGCCGTCCTTCTACGGCGCCATGGGCGACGCGATCAACGCCGGCGACGAGTCCGACCGGGTGCTGGCCGTCTGGCGGCTGTCCGAGCCGCAGGTGGTGGCCGCCGTCCGGGGCGAGCCGTACCGGCCGGAGGTCCCGCCGGGTGCGGCGTCCGGGCTGGCCGGACGCGACGACGGGCCGGTCCCCGGTCGCCGGGACGCCCGGGTGGTGCTGGTCGCGACGCCGCCCGACGTCGAGGCGCTGCGCCGTGCCGACCCGGCCGCGGCCGGGTCGTGGCGCCGTGCCGTACGCGACGTGCTGGGCGGGCTGATGGGGGAAGGCGCCCGGGTGACCGGGTTCACCGGCGAGGGCGACTACATCGTGGAGCGGTCCGCCTGAACGGCGGCGACATCGAAGGGGGACGCGGCACAGGCCGCACACCATCATGAAGATCACTGGAATCGAACTGCGGCGGATCGCGATGCCGCTGGTCACGCCGTTCCGCACCTCGTTCGGCACCGAGACCGAACGCGACGTGCTGCTCGTGCGGGTCGTGACACCCGAGGCCGAGGGCTGGGCCGAGTGCGTGGCCATGTCCGAACCGCTCTACTCCCCCGAATACGTCGACGGCGCCGCCGAAGTGCTGCGCCGCTTCCTCATTCCCGCGCTGCCCGCCCACACCGACGCCCACGGCGCGGGCCGGGCGATGGAACCGTTCAAGGGCCACCGGATGGCCAAGGCCGCCCTGGAGACCGCCGTCCTGGACGCCCAGCTCCGCGCCGGCG
Above is a genomic segment from Streptosporangium album containing:
- a CDS encoding dipeptidase, with the translated sequence MSADLHRDAVVADTHNDLLMAVTARPPRQWASFFRERWLPQLHEGGVNLQVLPVFVDDAYRPEGALRQTLRMIECAHTLAEGNADAVRLCVDGAQIDEALGEGRIALVLALESAPGLDASVELLPTLHRLGVRVASVAHWGRTALADGSGEDATGSRLTAAGVEAVREMERLGMIFDVSHLGASGVGHVLELATRPVMATHSSARALREHHRNLTDDQIRAIAATGGVVCVNFLAAFLSEDPAEYTVDRLVDHIEHVVSVGGIDHVGLGPDFIREVMHDVTPPCCEGFSYSGVDAMAAIPGLAGPGGLPLVTDALLKHGFADEEIVKILGGNVLRLFRAELGVPA
- a CDS encoding M20 family metallopeptidase; translated protein: MNLDLMLADLEELVACESFSADHGAVARSARVVADLGVRRLGARPETIVIDGVTHLRWTFGAPRVLVVGHHDTVWPVGTLAERPWSLVDGIARGPGVFDMKAGLVQAFHALASLSSPDGVCLLVTGDEEVGSRSSRALIEESARGCAAAFVLEASGDGGALKTARKGTSNYGVTVHGRAAHAGLEPDKGANAAVELAHQILALNVIASSVDGGTAPDDLGPTTVTPTVLSGGTTVNTVPALASVEVDVRVPTVAAQNRVDELVRALVPRVAGTRLEVSGGPNRPPLEESSSARLFELACRIAKDLGMEPLRGASVGGASDGNFTAGVGCPTLDGLGAVGGGAHAPHEHVVVAEMPDRTRLLAGLITAVLSGEDGG
- a CDS encoding GNAT family N-acetyltransferase, yielding MRGAVRDDPDAGAAARAAGVRVAELSELAGFEEVYRLFDDIWQPDPGNPPITVELMRALSHAGNYVAGAYRGDRMVGASVAFLGAPAGQVLHSHVTGAVAGRGVGFALKLHQRAWALDRGLERITWTYDPLVRRNAHFNLVKLGALPEEYLPSFYGAMGDAINAGDESDRVLAVWRLSEPQVVAAVRGEPYRPEVPPGAASGLAGRDDGPVPGRRDARVVLVATPPDVEALRRADPAAAGSWRRAVRDVLGGLMGEGARVTGFTGEGDYIVERSA